Genomic window (bacterium):
TACGACTATCCCTTCGAGAATACTGCCTGCTTCCAGGCTCATTACAGGCCGGCGTCCTCCTCCAGGATGGGAAAATAGCGTCGCGATTATAGCCTACCCTCTCTTGAGTGTCAAGAAATACCGCGTGAAACGCGCGTTAGATACGTACCAGGGTTTGTCGGACCCTCCGTTCGGAGGAGGAAGCGGACGCGCGGCTAGCGGCGCGGTACGCGCAGCAGCCGCAGCACCGCGTCCAATGCGCCCGCGGCCCAGGCGCCGACGCCCCGATGCGGCGGCGCGTCCGGCGCGGGACGCAGCGAGTCCGGGCCGTTGACAGTCGGTGGAGCGGTCCCCCCCTCCCGCAGGCCGCCCGGCGGCGAGACCGTTCCGTCGGCCGGGACGACGAGGAGCTCCACCTCACCCGGGCGGACGAGGCCGAGCTGCTGACGCGCAATCTGCTCGATGTACCGGTCATCCGTCTGCAGTCGCCGGATCTCATCGTGGAGGCGGGCGTTGTCGACGATCAGTTCGCGCCTGCGCTC
Coding sequences:
- a CDS encoding septum formation initiator family protein; its protein translation is MTPRRRLRAAATGAQVLARRRRLITAGAAVFLALAVTALCDQYAKTYTLAREKARLDERRRELIVDNARLHDEIRRLQTDDRYIEQIARQQLGLVRPGEVELLVVPADGTVSPPGGLREGGTAPPTVNGPDSLRPAPDAPPHRGVGAWAAGALDAVLRLLRVPRR